The following proteins are encoded in a genomic region of Methylobacterium tardum:
- the puhB gene encoding photosynthetic complex putative assembly protein PuhB, with amino-acid sequence MSGDFLPEGTLRGLPGPLPMGERILWQGAPTTAGLLVRVFHARLVIAWFAVCALAFGLAAGSPAAALAKVGPTLLVGAGAVALLWLLAWLTHRTTLYTVTNRRIVLQAGIALPVTHNLPFAQLDSAALRAFTDGSGDLPLQLRPGLRIAYLQLWPHARPWRLTRTEPMLRSVPEADAVAAILARALEAHAAGAALPVRVARLPQADENPGRLVAAE; translated from the coding sequence GTGAGCGGCGATTTCCTCCCCGAGGGCACCCTGCGGGGGCTGCCCGGCCCGCTGCCAATGGGCGAGCGCATCCTCTGGCAGGGGGCGCCGACGACCGCCGGCCTGCTGGTGCGGGTGTTCCACGCCCGCCTGGTGATCGCATGGTTCGCAGTCTGCGCCCTGGCCTTCGGCCTCGCCGCCGGCTCGCCCGCGGCGGCGCTCGCCAAGGTCGGGCCGACGCTGCTGGTCGGCGCCGGTGCCGTCGCGCTGCTCTGGCTGCTCGCGTGGCTGACCCACCGCACGACCCTCTACACGGTGACCAACCGCCGGATCGTGCTGCAGGCCGGGATCGCCCTGCCGGTGACCCACAACCTGCCCTTCGCGCAGCTCGACAGCGCGGCTTTGCGCGCGTTTACGGACGGCAGCGGGGATCTGCCGCTGCAGTTGCGGCCGGGGCTGCGCATCGCCTACCTTCAGCTCTGGCCGCATGCCCGGCCCTGGCGTCTGACCCGGACGGAGCCGATGCTGCGCTCCGTACCGGAGGCGGACGCGGTGGCGGCGATCCTGGCGCGGGCGCTCGAAGCGCACGCCGCCGGGGCCGCACTGCCGGTGCGGGTGGCCCGTCTGCCGCAGGCGGACGAAAATCCCGGCCGCCTCGTCGCGGCCGAATAG